Proteins co-encoded in one Holophagales bacterium genomic window:
- a CDS encoding sulfite exporter TauE/SafE family protein produces MIESVSLLGFLTLGLLGGFGHCVGMCSPFVLFVSRRYAPPEGGRRAAFAAQLWYTLGRVLTYAILGALAGALGGVVQLAGALLGIQRAASVVAGGVLVLWAVVALSDLVPGLATGGSLFAKVAARLKGRVPGHPFAIGLFLGLLPCGLLYSAVIGAVARGGPLEGAAALALFGLGTAPRPPRRLPRRRAPSRDTAPS; encoded by the coding sequence TTGATCGAGTCGGTCAGCCTCCTCGGCTTCCTGACGCTCGGCCTCCTCGGCGGCTTCGGGCACTGCGTGGGGATGTGCTCGCCGTTCGTCCTCTTCGTCTCGAGGCGGTATGCACCTCCCGAGGGGGGCCGGCGCGCCGCATTCGCCGCCCAGCTCTGGTACACGCTCGGCAGGGTCCTGACGTACGCGATCCTCGGTGCCCTCGCGGGCGCCCTCGGCGGGGTCGTCCAGCTCGCCGGTGCGCTCCTGGGCATCCAGCGCGCCGCTTCCGTCGTCGCGGGCGGCGTCCTCGTCCTCTGGGCCGTCGTCGCCCTCTCCGACCTCGTGCCCGGCCTCGCAACCGGCGGGAGCCTCTTCGCGAAGGTGGCGGCCCGGCTGAAGGGACGCGTCCCCGGCCACCCCTTCGCCATCGGCCTCTTCCTGGGCCTTCTCCCCTGCGGCCTCCTCTACTCGGCCGTCATCGGGGCCGTCGCTCGCGGCGGGCCGCTCGAGGGCGCCGCCGCCCTCGCCCTCTTCGGCCTCGGCACCGCCCCCCGCCCTCCTCGGCGTCTCCCTCGCCGACGAGCTCCCTCGCGAGACACCGCGCCTTCGTGA